The following are encoded in a window of Bos indicus isolate NIAB-ARS_2022 breed Sahiwal x Tharparkar chromosome 7, NIAB-ARS_B.indTharparkar_mat_pri_1.0, whole genome shotgun sequence genomic DNA:
- the LOC109562134 gene encoding protocadherin gamma-B4 isoform X23: protein MGSGAGKSGWAERRPVLFPFLLSLFCLALSEQIHYRIPEEMPEGSVVGNLAKDLRLSVHELPTRKLRVSSEKPYFAVSAESGELLVSSRLDREQICGKKSACALEFEVVAENPLNFYHVNVEIEDVNDHTPKFSQNSFELQISESTKSGARFILGSAHDADIGTNSLQNYQLSPDDHFSLVIKEKLDGSKYPELVLMTPLDREEQKSYHLTLTALDFGDPPLSSAAQIQVLVTDANDNPPVFSQELYRVELPENVLPGTTVLRVMATDQDDGVNAEITFSFTEAGQITQFDLNSNTGEIIILNTLDFEEVKEYSIVLEAKDGGGMIAQCTVEIEVLDINDNAPEVVFQSLPDFIMEDTKLGTHIALLKIRDKDSGHNGEVICKLEGDVPFKILTSSRNTYKLVTDGVLDREQTPGYNITITATDKGKPPLSSSSSITLHIGDVNDNMPVFERASYVVHIAENNPPGASITQVSASDPDLGPNGHVSYSIVASDLEPRALSSYVSVNPQSGVVFAQRAFDHEQLRAFELMLQASDHGSPALSSNVSLRVLVSDRNDNAPRVLYPALGPDGSALFDTVPRAAQPGYLVTKVVAVDADSGHNAWLSYHVLQASEPGLFSVGLRTGEVRTARALGDRDAARQRLLVAVRDGGQPPLSATATLLLVFADSLQEALPDLSDRPSPSDPQAELQFYLVVALALISVLFLLAVILAVALHLRRSSSPAAWGCFKPGLCVKSEPGVLPNYSEGTLPYSYNLCVAHTGKTEFNFLKCSEQLSSGQNILSGDSSGALFPFCNSNESTSHQVSFLKPHPTRIGDSLRPRDPAPADPKMAMKPAPGPTTSSTQRCYKP from the coding sequence ATGGGGAGCGGCGCTGGGAAGAGCGGCTGGGCTGAGAGGCGGCCAGTGCTCTTTCCGTTCCTGCTGTCTTTGTTCTGCCTGGCGCTCTCTGAGCAGATCCACTACAGGATTCCCGAGGAGATGCCCGAGGGCTCGGTGGTGGGGAATCTCGCCAAGGACCTGAGACTCAGTGTCCACGAGTTACCGACTCGAAAACTGCGCGTCAGTTCGGAGAAGCCTTACTTCGCTGTGAGCGCGGAGAGCGGGGAGTTACTTGTGAGCAGTAGGCTAGACCGGGAGCAGATATGCGGGAAGAAGTCAGCTTGTGCTCTGGAATTTGAGGTTGTTGCTGAAAATCCATTGAACTTTTATCACGTGAATGTAGAGATCGAGGATGTCAATGACCACACGCCTAAATTCTCGCAAAATTCCTTTGAGCTGCAAATAAGTGAGTCCACAAAGTCCGGGGCACGATTTATTTTAGGATCTGCCCATGATGCAGATATTGGTACCAATTCCCTACAGAATTACCAGCTCAGTCCTGATGATCATTTCTCACTTGTGATTAAAGAGAAGTTGGATGGCAGTAAATACCCTGAGCTGGTACTAATGACACCTTTAGACAGAGAAGAACAGAAATCCTACCACTTGACCTTGACGGCCTTGGACTTCGGGGATCCACCCCTGAGCAGTGCTGCACAGATACAAGTCCTGGTAACTGATGCCAACGATAACCCTCCAGTGTTCAGCCAAGAACTATACAGGGTGGAGCTTCCAGAAAATGTGCTTCCAGGTACCACTGTGCTTAGAGTAATGGCCACTGACCAAGATGACGGTGTCAATGCCGAgatcactttctctttcactgaaGCAGGCCAGATTACCCAGTTTGACCTGAATTCTAATACTGGGGAAATTATTATTCTAAATACATTAGATTTTGAGGAAGTGAAAGAATATTCCATAGTTTTGGAAGCAAAGGATGGTGGAGGAATGATTGCCCAGTGTACAGTGGAGATAGAAGTCCTAGACATAAATGACAATGCCCCAGAAGTGGTATTCCAATCTCTACCGGATTTTATTATGGAGGACACCAAGCTGGGAACACACATTGCTTTGCTCAAAATCCGAGACAAGGATTCCGGACACAATGGAGAGGTTATTTGTAAATTAGAAGGCGATGTTCCATTTAAAATACTGACTTCTTCAAGAAACACATATAAATTAGTTACAGATGGAGTTCTAGACCGCGAACAGACCCCTGGGTATAACATCACCATCACAGCCACTGACAAAGGCAAGCCACCCCTCTCCTCCAGCTCGAGCATCACGCTGCACATCGGTGATGTAAACGACAACATGCCAGTTTTTGAACGGGCTTCCTATGTGGTCCATATAGCAGAGAACAATCCTCCTGGTGCCTCCATCACTCAAGTAAGCGCCTCCGACCCTGACCTAGGGCCCAACGGCCACGTCTCCTACTCCATCGTGGCCAGCGACCTGGAGCCACGCGCGCTGTCGTCCTACGTGTCCGTGAACCCGCAGAGCGGCGTGGTGTTCGCGCAGCGCGCCTTCGACCACGAGCAGCTACGCGCTTTCGAACTGATGCTGCAGGCCAGCGACCACGGCTCGCCAGCGCTCAGCTCCAACGTGAGCCTGCGCGTGCTGGTGAGCGACCGCAACGACAACGCGCCCAGGGTGCTGTACCCGGCGCTGGGGCCCGACGGCTCGGCGCTCTTCGACACGGTGCCGCGCGCCGCGCAGCCCGGCTACCTGGTCACCAAGGTGGTGGCGGTGGACGCAGACTCTGGACACAACGCCTGGCTGTCCTACCACGTGCTGCAGGCCAGCGAGCCCGGACTGTTCAGCGTGGGGCTACGCACGGGCGAGGTGCGCACGGCGAGGGCCTTGGGCGACAGGGACGCGGCCCGCCAGCGCCTGCTGGTCGCTGTGCGCGATGGGGGACAGCCGCCCCTCTCGGCCACCGCCACGCTGCTCCTGGTTTTCGCCGACAGCCTGCAGGAGGCGCTGCCGGACCTCAGTGACCGGCCCTCGCCCTCTGACCCCCAGGCTGAGCTGCAGTTTTACCTGGTGGTGGCCTTGGCCTTGATCTCGGTGCTCTTCCTCCTGGCGGTGATTCTGGCGGTCGCCCTACACCTGCGACGCTCCTCCAGCCCTGCTGCTTGGGGCTGCTTTAAGCCTGGTCTCTGTGTCAAGTCTGAACCTGGGGTTCTCCCCAACTACAGTGAAGGAACTTTACCTTATTCGTACAATCTGTGTGTTGCCCATACTGGAAAGACAgagtttaattttctaaaatgtagtGAGCAGTTGAGTTCAGGACAAAACATACTTTCTGGTGATTCATCTGGAGCCTTATTTCCCTTTTGTAATTCCAATGAGTCGACTTCTCATCAGGTGAG